In Arthrobacter alpinus, a single window of DNA contains:
- a CDS encoding bifunctional folylpolyglutamate synthase/dihydrofolate synthase produces the protein MTADHDAFSVESVYAELLGRAPENKMEPRLAPLFRAMDIMGEPNKAFPIIHITGTNGKTSTARMIECGLLAHDLRTGRYTSPHLTRVTERISIDGAPVSDETFVRIWDEIRPYLDIVDAELTDAGEVRLTYFECLTILAFAIFADEPVDVAVIEVGLGGITDATNVGDGQVAVITPISLDHTELLGDTTGLIAQEKSGIIKEGAFLISAAQPTDAAQVLLEKAQNVNAQFRFEGVEFGVESRTIAVGGQMLDLQGLAGRYPGILLPLHGEHQAQNAAVALAALEAFLGGGEKELNLELVQEGFGAATSPGRLEVMRTSPTIVVDAAHNPAGIAASAAALQEAFSFSKLVVVLGVLAEKDAEEILNTIKESYGEEASEIALTQSKSPRAIPAAELAEMAVDLGWAEEDVHISEKLDDAIEWAVERAESNNDLAGGVLITGSITLVAEARILLGRPGEKEGA, from the coding sequence TTTTGGGCCGGGCCCCCGAAAACAAGATGGAGCCGCGGTTGGCTCCCTTGTTCCGGGCCATGGACATCATGGGGGAGCCCAACAAGGCATTCCCCATCATCCATATCACCGGCACCAACGGCAAGACCTCCACGGCACGCATGATCGAATGTGGCCTGCTGGCCCATGATTTGCGCACGGGCCGGTACACCAGCCCGCACCTGACCCGGGTGACGGAGCGCATCAGCATTGACGGGGCCCCCGTCAGCGATGAGACGTTTGTGCGGATCTGGGATGAGATCCGCCCCTACCTGGACATTGTGGACGCCGAGCTCACCGACGCCGGCGAGGTTCGCCTGACGTACTTTGAGTGCCTCACGATCCTGGCGTTTGCCATCTTTGCCGATGAGCCCGTGGACGTTGCTGTCATTGAAGTTGGCCTGGGCGGAATCACCGATGCCACCAACGTAGGCGACGGTCAGGTAGCTGTGATCACGCCCATCTCGCTGGATCACACAGAGCTTCTCGGCGACACCACCGGGCTCATTGCGCAAGAGAAGTCCGGCATCATCAAGGAAGGCGCGTTCTTGATCAGCGCCGCCCAGCCCACCGATGCTGCCCAGGTCTTGCTGGAGAAAGCCCAAAACGTCAACGCACAGTTCCGTTTCGAAGGTGTGGAATTTGGCGTGGAATCGCGCACCATAGCCGTGGGCGGGCAGATGCTGGACCTGCAGGGTCTCGCGGGCCGTTACCCGGGTATTTTGCTCCCGCTGCACGGTGAACACCAGGCGCAGAATGCCGCCGTCGCTCTTGCCGCACTCGAGGCATTCCTGGGCGGCGGGGAGAAGGAACTGAATCTGGAACTGGTTCAGGAAGGCTTCGGTGCCGCGACATCGCCCGGCCGTCTGGAGGTCATGCGGACCTCGCCCACCATCGTGGTGGACGCGGCGCACAACCCCGCAGGCATCGCCGCCAGTGCCGCCGCTCTGCAGGAAGCATTCTCCTTCAGCAAGCTCGTTGTAGTTCTGGGTGTCCTGGCGGAAAAGGATGCCGAGGAAATCCTCAACACCATCAAGGAGTCCTACGGCGAGGAAGCCAGCGAGATCGCCCTGACCCAGTCCAAGTCCCCGCGGGCGATCCCGGCCGCGGAACTGGCTGAGATGGCAGTTGACCTGGGTTGGGCTGAGGAAGATGTACACATTTCCGAGAAGCTTGACGACGCCATCGAATGGGCCGTTGAGCGAGCCGAATCCAACAATGACCTCGCCGGTGGTGTGCTGATTACAGGCTCCATCACCTTGGTGGCCGAGGCCCGCATCTTGCTGGGACGGCCCGGGGAAAAGGAAGGTGCCTAG
- a CDS encoding DUF4233 domain-containing protein translates to MAKLTKAQREWKPNTPKKLRSTKMMFASVVLMLEAFVALFLGLALFGIHDKNPLYLVVAGVLAVLLVLACGVVRKAWGIAFGWFLQLVLIAGGFWEVSMFIVGVLFTAAWWYAIYGGAKIDRENVARAQAQAQWDAEHTEQA, encoded by the coding sequence ATGGCCAAGCTGACAAAAGCACAACGCGAATGGAAGCCCAACACGCCTAAGAAGCTCCGTTCCACCAAGATGATGTTCGCCTCGGTGGTGCTCATGCTCGAGGCCTTCGTGGCCTTGTTCCTGGGGTTGGCGTTGTTTGGCATTCACGACAAGAACCCGCTCTACCTTGTGGTGGCAGGCGTATTGGCCGTCCTGCTCGTGTTGGCGTGCGGTGTTGTCCGCAAAGCGTGGGGGATCGCCTTCGGCTGGTTCCTGCAGCTGGTGCTGATAGCCGGCGGCTTCTGGGAGGTGTCCATGTTCATTGTGGGCGTTCTCTTCACGGCGGCCTGGTGGTACGCCATTTACGGCGGTGCCAAAATCGATCGCGAGAACGTAGCCCGGGCGCAGGCTCAGGCGCAATGGGATGCCGAACACACCGAGCAGGCTTAA
- the ndk gene encoding nucleoside-diphosphate kinase, translating into MSIERTLVLVKPDGVARNLSGAVLARIEAKGYTLAELKKVNATREQLEAHYEEHVGKPFYEPLVEFMLSGPVVAAIFEGNRVIEGFRALAGTTDPTTAAPGTIRGDFGRDWGLKVQQNLVHGSDSVESAEREIGIWFA; encoded by the coding sequence GTGAGCATTGAGCGCACCCTTGTCCTGGTTAAGCCCGACGGCGTGGCCCGCAACCTTTCCGGAGCTGTCCTGGCTCGCATCGAAGCCAAGGGTTACACCCTGGCGGAGCTGAAGAAGGTCAACGCAACCCGCGAGCAGCTTGAGGCACACTACGAAGAGCACGTTGGCAAGCCGTTCTACGAGCCCCTGGTTGAGTTCATGCTCTCCGGCCCGGTTGTGGCCGCGATCTTCGAAGGCAACCGCGTCATCGAAGGATTCCGCGCGCTGGCCGGCACCACCGATCCCACCACGGCAGCCCCCGGCACCATCCGCGGCGACTTTGGCCGCGACTGGGGCCTGAAGGTTCAGCAGAACCTGGTCCACGGTTCAGACTCGGTTGAGTCCGCCGAGCGTGAGATTGGCATCTGGTTCGCCTAA
- a CDS encoding vitamin K epoxide reductase family protein: MPSSNVSTSSPADADLPALSRSRFFGWFLVIAGGIAWISSFTLVLERLHLYTNPDAKISCDFNSWISCGEVMKTPQAAILGFPNPLIGVVAFAIVVTTGVVLLAGARLNRWYWICLQVGITAGIGLVCWFWIQAVYVLAVLCPYCMIVWAMMIPIFVFTTLRNLNHGVIAAPPALTKFLNDWAWVIVGLLYLGTLASIFFKFMSLIIPSNA; encoded by the coding sequence ATGCCCAGCTCCAACGTTTCAACCAGCTCACCAGCGGACGCGGACCTGCCAGCCCTGTCGCGGTCAAGGTTCTTTGGCTGGTTCCTTGTTATTGCCGGCGGTATTGCATGGATCTCTTCCTTCACGCTGGTGCTCGAACGCCTGCATCTGTACACCAACCCCGACGCGAAAATCAGTTGTGATTTCAATTCGTGGATTTCCTGCGGCGAAGTCATGAAGACCCCACAGGCCGCCATTTTGGGCTTCCCGAATCCGCTGATCGGCGTGGTCGCCTTCGCCATTGTGGTGACAACAGGCGTGGTCTTGTTGGCCGGAGCCCGACTGAACCGCTGGTACTGGATTTGCCTGCAAGTGGGCATCACCGCCGGTATTGGCTTGGTCTGCTGGTTCTGGATCCAGGCCGTCTACGTCCTGGCTGTTCTGTGCCCCTACTGCATGATTGTCTGGGCCATGATGATCCCCATCTTCGTATTTACAACACTGCGCAACCTGAACCATGGAGTCATTGCCGCACCGCCAGCACTCACGAAGTTCCTGAACGACTGGGCCTGGGTCATCGTTGGCCTGCTGTACCTAGGAACCCTGGCCTCGATCTTCTTCAAGTTCATGTCGCTGATCATCCCCTCCAACGCCTAA
- a CDS encoding Rne/Rng family ribonuclease → MENEQRTPASTEAAPVKATAKTTRSRRATAAVTSTSAAKAAAVEAPAVEAPAAETAAPAKKAPARRSRAKKTTPLEAESAAATSAASTQGAEPSLLDGIPEAAAPAQTAANESVAATPAKRATRRRATAPVTAPAAAPAEQGVQGELSLSGQDATAAAAVSDSAPAAVEVAKAPAKRTRRAKAPVTSPGEAAPAAELDAAPVAEAVVEAPAAPESAPAKKAPARRASRRAAAPAQSAAGATAAVIAAEEAAAPVVAEPAVAEPVESEEPAPVKARATRSRRKSAAQSAPVLPTGAESAPAVVQSVPEEAGAADVPAATEAPVAEQPAAESLFLSPAAGLSALFLAPDLSLAVPAATASEDSEEKESTTTGNDGDRRGRARNRNRRRGNEAAETVEAADSDTDEDEVMDDGVTSRRRRRRRRGDQDLELAGGTDEDPPNTVTRVRAPRTPVESTATTSDRVTSLRGSTRLEAKKQRRRDSRDSGRRRTVITEAEFLARRESVDRVMVVRQSDDRIQIGVLEDGILAEHFVSKTQQDSLIGNVYLGKVQNVLPSMEAAFVDIGRGRNAVLYAGEVDWDAANLNGQPRRIENALKSGDSVLVQVSKDPVGHKGARLTSQISLPGRYLVFVPGGSMTGISRKLPDVERNRLKRVLKDHLPENAGVIVRTAAEGASEEELTNDINRLRAQWEGINERASSHKTLAPEMLYGEPDLTIKVVRDVFNEDFSKLVVSGEDAWDTIEAYVTYVAPDLLDRLEKWTKPDDIFAVHRIDEQINKALERKVFLPSGGSLVIDRTEAMTVVDVNTGKFTGSGGNLEETVTKNNLEAAEEVVRQLRLRDIGGIIVIDFIDMVLESNRDLVLRRLVECLGRDRTKHQVAEVTSLGLVQMTRKRMGTGLLEVFGELCPSCAGRGMVTHEIPVEHRRTHSPAVEVAQIHAPAPKQENRENERTANRSTRSERKRNRNRNQQGETEPQLEAAPVVVSDETADAAKAQKAHEARAALANIAAAAAASHHERVSAEPHQAPAAVESDAATLTLGGEAIELPRGHRSESTGFSGTTNVDQAAALADLTQALDQLSAPGNSETDSAEAASTEAGGNNRSRSRRGRRNRSARSAQGGADMAVETSAQAPAGQGSTPHSSAVADKPVVPVVKKASEPIILGVGVPASEL, encoded by the coding sequence ATGGAAAATGAACAGCGCACACCTGCAAGCACGGAAGCTGCACCGGTAAAAGCAACTGCCAAAACTACCCGCTCACGCCGCGCAACGGCAGCCGTCACGAGTACCTCGGCCGCCAAAGCTGCTGCCGTGGAAGCACCCGCCGTGGAAGCACCCGCTGCGGAGACCGCGGCACCAGCCAAGAAGGCACCGGCACGCCGCAGCCGCGCCAAGAAGACCACACCGCTGGAAGCCGAGAGCGCAGCAGCAACCAGCGCGGCATCCACCCAGGGTGCAGAACCTTCACTCCTGGATGGCATCCCTGAAGCCGCTGCACCGGCACAGACCGCTGCCAATGAGTCTGTAGCAGCGACTCCGGCCAAGCGGGCCACCCGCCGTCGTGCCACTGCACCTGTCACGGCACCAGCCGCCGCACCGGCCGAACAAGGCGTACAGGGCGAATTGAGCCTGTCGGGTCAGGACGCTACGGCAGCAGCAGCTGTGAGCGATTCCGCCCCGGCTGCTGTTGAGGTGGCCAAGGCGCCCGCCAAGCGGACCCGCCGGGCCAAGGCTCCCGTCACCAGCCCGGGCGAGGCAGCCCCGGCCGCGGAGCTGGACGCAGCTCCCGTGGCCGAAGCGGTCGTTGAGGCTCCTGCCGCGCCAGAATCTGCTCCCGCCAAGAAGGCGCCGGCTCGCCGCGCCTCTCGGCGTGCCGCTGCGCCGGCGCAATCCGCCGCAGGCGCCACCGCTGCGGTCATTGCCGCGGAGGAAGCAGCTGCCCCGGTCGTTGCCGAGCCTGCCGTTGCTGAGCCCGTAGAATCCGAGGAGCCCGCCCCTGTCAAGGCCCGCGCGACGCGCAGCCGGCGGAAGTCTGCTGCCCAGTCAGCACCCGTGCTCCCAACTGGAGCCGAGTCTGCACCGGCGGTTGTTCAGTCAGTACCCGAAGAAGCCGGCGCCGCGGACGTTCCGGCTGCGACTGAAGCACCTGTGGCCGAGCAGCCAGCCGCGGAGTCCTTGTTCCTGTCACCGGCCGCCGGACTGTCTGCACTGTTCCTGGCCCCTGATTTGAGCTTGGCCGTACCTGCCGCCACCGCAAGTGAGGATTCCGAGGAAAAGGAATCAACCACAACAGGTAACGATGGCGACCGCCGTGGCCGTGCCCGCAACAGGAACCGCCGCCGCGGCAACGAGGCTGCAGAGACCGTCGAGGCTGCCGACTCAGATACCGACGAAGATGAAGTCATGGACGACGGCGTGACCTCCCGCCGTCGCCGTCGCCGCCGTCGCGGGGACCAGGACCTGGAACTGGCCGGCGGCACCGATGAGGATCCGCCCAACACCGTGACGCGTGTGCGTGCCCCGCGCACCCCCGTCGAGTCCACCGCCACCACTTCGGATCGCGTCACCAGCCTGCGCGGCTCGACCCGCTTGGAAGCCAAGAAGCAGCGCCGCCGCGACTCCCGCGATTCCGGCCGCCGCCGTACCGTCATCACAGAAGCCGAATTCCTGGCCCGCCGAGAGTCCGTTGACCGTGTCATGGTGGTTCGCCAGAGCGATGACCGAATTCAGATCGGTGTTCTCGAGGACGGCATCCTCGCCGAGCACTTCGTCTCCAAGACGCAACAGGATTCGCTCATTGGCAACGTCTACCTCGGCAAGGTCCAGAACGTGCTGCCCAGCATGGAAGCTGCCTTCGTCGACATTGGACGCGGCCGCAACGCCGTCCTGTATGCCGGTGAAGTTGACTGGGATGCAGCAAACCTCAACGGACAGCCGCGCCGCATTGAGAACGCGCTCAAGTCCGGTGACTCCGTACTGGTCCAGGTTTCCAAGGACCCGGTTGGACACAAGGGTGCCCGCCTGACCAGCCAGATCTCCCTGCCCGGACGCTACCTGGTGTTTGTCCCGGGTGGTTCCATGACAGGCATCTCACGCAAGCTGCCCGACGTCGAACGCAACCGCCTCAAGCGCGTCCTGAAGGACCACCTGCCCGAGAACGCCGGCGTCATTGTGCGCACGGCCGCCGAGGGCGCCAGTGAGGAAGAGCTCACCAACGACATCAACCGGCTGCGGGCACAGTGGGAAGGCATCAACGAACGGGCGTCCTCGCACAAGACCCTTGCCCCGGAAATGCTGTACGGCGAACCGGACCTCACCATCAAGGTTGTCCGCGACGTCTTCAACGAGGACTTCTCGAAGCTGGTTGTATCCGGTGAAGATGCATGGGACACGATTGAGGCCTACGTGACCTACGTTGCCCCGGATCTGCTGGACCGCCTTGAAAAGTGGACCAAGCCCGATGACATCTTTGCCGTGCACCGCATCGACGAGCAGATCAACAAGGCCCTTGAGCGCAAGGTCTTCCTGCCTTCGGGCGGTTCACTGGTCATCGACCGCACCGAGGCCATGACAGTGGTTGACGTCAACACCGGTAAGTTCACCGGCTCCGGTGGAAACCTGGAAGAAACCGTCACCAAGAACAACCTTGAAGCAGCCGAAGAAGTGGTTCGACAGCTGCGCCTGCGTGACATCGGCGGCATCATCGTCATCGACTTCATCGACATGGTCCTGGAATCCAACCGCGATCTGGTGCTGCGCCGCCTCGTGGAGTGCTTGGGTCGTGACCGAACCAAGCACCAGGTTGCCGAGGTGACCTCGCTGGGTCTGGTTCAGATGACCCGTAAGCGCATGGGCACCGGCCTGCTGGAAGTCTTCGGCGAACTCTGCCCGTCCTGTGCCGGCCGCGGCATGGTCACTCACGAAATCCCCGTGGAGCACCGCCGCACCCACAGCCCCGCTGTGGAAGTCGCCCAGATTCATGCCCCGGCTCCCAAGCAGGAAAACCGTGAGAACGAGCGCACGGCCAACCGGTCGACCCGCAGTGAGCGCAAGCGCAACCGCAACCGCAACCAGCAGGGCGAAACCGAACCGCAGCTTGAGGCCGCACCTGTAGTTGTGAGCGACGAGACTGCCGACGCGGCCAAGGCACAGAAGGCCCACGAGGCACGGGCTGCGCTGGCCAACATTGCCGCCGCGGCTGCTGCTTCACACCACGAACGCGTCAGCGCTGAGCCCCACCAGGCGCCCGCCGCAGTGGAGTCCGACGCCGCAACCCTCACCCTGGGCGGGGAAGCCATCGAGCTGCCCCGGGGTCACCGCAGTGAAAGCACGGGTTTCTCCGGCACCACCAATGTGGATCAGGCGGCTGCTCTGGCAGACCTGACGCAGGCACTGGATCAGCTGTCGGCACCCGGAAACTCGGAGACCGATTCGGCTGAGGCGGCTTCGACCGAGGCCGGCGGCAACAACCGCTCACGGTCCCGCCGCGGACGCCGCAACCGCAGCGCACGCAGCGCCCAGGGTGGAGCTGACATGGCCGTGGAAACCTCCGCACAGGCTCCTGCCGGCCAGGGCTCCACACCCCACAGCAGCGCAGTTGCTGACAAGCCCGTAGTGCCCGTGGTCAAGAAAGCATCCGAACCGATCATCCTCGGCGTGGGAGTGCCTGCCTCAGAGCTCTAA
- a CDS encoding bifunctional hydroxymethylpyrimidine kinase/phosphomethylpyrimidine kinase: MTTSTLVPSPLLPSVTVSAVPAASTHAGTRVKHPRILSIAGSDPSGGAGIQADIKSISAHGGYAMAAITALTAQNTQGVVGIHVPPVSFLTSQLDAVAADITLDAVKIGMLGNAEVMKAVGDWLARVAPAVVVLDPVMIATSGDALVEDGTRQALLDLLKVTHLVTPNLPELAVLLNLPEATSWSVALEQGKALAAEHGVMVLVKGGHLPGPQCPDALVGPDGAVNEFEGARINTANTHGTGCSLSSAVATLQAQTGDWVESVHRAKLWLAGALEAAEALQVGSGAGPINHLHALWGSAAPADQTFSSELWADCAPQRAAIFDLDFIQELAAGTLHPSHFAYYLAQDAQYLTTYSRVLARASSLAPTEAEQKFWAGGAQNCIDVELGLHRDWLSKYPLESPQGPVTKHYVDHLQAVAFGGSYGEVVAAVLPCYWLYAEVGRLLHADYLGFEGEHPYGTWLATYADEDFARATQQAISFTDAAARRGSPLERLKMREAFAYSAQYEVDFFAAPHLLVEGLAGASRD, translated from the coding sequence ATGACAACCAGTACCTTAGTGCCGTCTCCGCTTCTGCCTTCCGTGACAGTATCCGCTGTGCCCGCGGCGTCCACCCACGCGGGAACCCGCGTGAAGCACCCTAGAATTCTTAGCATTGCCGGCTCCGACCCGTCCGGTGGCGCCGGGATTCAGGCGGACATCAAATCCATCTCGGCTCATGGTGGCTATGCCATGGCAGCCATCACCGCCTTGACGGCCCAAAACACCCAAGGCGTGGTGGGGATCCATGTTCCGCCAGTCTCCTTCCTCACCTCGCAATTGGATGCCGTCGCGGCGGACATCACCCTGGATGCCGTCAAGATAGGCATGCTTGGCAATGCCGAGGTGATGAAAGCAGTAGGGGACTGGTTGGCACGGGTCGCTCCCGCCGTCGTGGTTCTTGACCCCGTCATGATTGCCACCAGCGGTGATGCGCTGGTTGAAGATGGAACCCGTCAGGCGCTGCTCGACTTGCTAAAAGTCACCCATTTGGTGACCCCGAATCTCCCGGAACTGGCGGTCCTGCTGAACCTCCCAGAAGCCACCTCGTGGAGTGTGGCACTGGAGCAGGGGAAGGCCCTTGCCGCCGAACATGGCGTCATGGTGCTCGTCAAGGGAGGGCACTTGCCAGGACCACAGTGCCCGGATGCCTTGGTTGGCCCAGATGGTGCGGTCAATGAATTTGAAGGTGCCCGCATCAACACGGCAAATACGCACGGCACAGGTTGCTCCCTGTCCTCGGCTGTGGCCACGCTACAAGCGCAAACAGGTGACTGGGTCGAAAGTGTGCACAGAGCCAAGCTGTGGCTGGCCGGAGCCTTGGAGGCCGCTGAGGCATTGCAGGTTGGCAGCGGTGCCGGGCCAATCAATCACCTGCATGCCCTGTGGGGGAGTGCCGCGCCTGCCGACCAAACATTTTCCAGCGAACTATGGGCCGACTGTGCGCCCCAGCGTGCGGCCATCTTTGACTTGGACTTCATCCAGGAACTGGCTGCCGGTACCCTCCATCCAAGCCACTTTGCTTACTACCTGGCTCAAGATGCCCAGTATTTGACTACCTATTCCAGGGTTCTTGCCCGGGCGAGTTCGCTGGCCCCTACCGAAGCGGAACAAAAATTCTGGGCGGGCGGGGCGCAGAACTGCATCGACGTGGAGCTGGGCCTGCATCGTGACTGGCTCAGCAAATACCCTCTCGAGTCGCCTCAGGGGCCCGTCACCAAGCACTATGTAGACCATCTCCAGGCCGTGGCGTTCGGTGGCAGCTACGGCGAGGTCGTGGCAGCGGTTCTGCCGTGCTACTGGCTGTATGCCGAGGTTGGACGCTTACTCCATGCCGATTATCTTGGCTTCGAGGGAGAGCACCCGTATGGGACATGGCTGGCAACTTACGCCGATGAAGACTTTGCGCGAGCCACGCAGCAGGCCATCAGCTTCACCGATGCCGCCGCGCGCCGAGGTTCGCCCCTTGAACGCCTGAAGATGCGGGAAGCTTTCGCCTATTCCGCGCAGTATGAGGTGGACTTCTTTGCAGCCCCTCACCTGCTGGTTGAGGGCCTGGCCGGGGCGTCACGTGATTAA
- the rplU gene encoding 50S ribosomal protein L21: MVYAIVRAGGRQEKVSVGDHVTMNRVPGGVGSTLELPALLLVDGDKLTTAAKDLANVKVTAEKLEDLRGPKIVIQKFKNKTGYKKRQGHRQELSKVKITSIA, encoded by the coding sequence GTGGTGTACGCGATTGTCCGCGCAGGCGGCCGTCAAGAAAAGGTTTCCGTAGGAGACCACGTGACCATGAACCGCGTCCCCGGTGGAGTTGGCAGCACGCTTGAGCTGCCCGCTTTGCTCTTGGTTGATGGTGACAAGCTCACCACAGCCGCGAAGGACCTGGCTAATGTGAAGGTTACGGCTGAGAAGTTGGAGGATCTTCGTGGACCGAAGATCGTCATCCAGAAGTTCAAGAACAAGACCGGCTACAAGAAGCGCCAGGGTCACCGTCAGGAACTGTCCAAGGTCAAGATCACCTCAATCGCTTAA
- the rpmA gene encoding 50S ribosomal protein L27, translated as MAHKKGASSTRNGRDSNAQYLGVKRFGGQVVKAGEIIVRQRGTHFHPGVSVGRGKDDTLFALDAGAVEFGTRRGRRVVNIVAATV; from the coding sequence ATGGCACATAAAAAGGGTGCGAGTTCCACTCGCAACGGTCGTGACTCCAACGCTCAGTACCTGGGCGTAAAGCGCTTCGGCGGTCAGGTTGTCAAGGCTGGCGAAATCATCGTTCGCCAGCGCGGCACACACTTCCACCCCGGCGTTAGCGTTGGCCGTGGCAAGGACGACACGCTGTTCGCATTGGACGCAGGTGCAGTCGAGTTCGGCACGCGTCGTGGACGTCGCGTTGTGAACATCGTTGCAGCTACGGTCTAA
- the obgE gene encoding GTPase ObgE, producing MASFVDRVVLHVSGGTGGHGCVSVHSEKFKPLGGPDGGKGGDGGSVTFRVSDQTTTLLDFHHAPHRRGGNGQPGMGDWRDGKDGESLILEVPDGTVIKDKEGNVLADLVGIGTEYVAAAGGQGGLGNNALSSLKRKAPGFALLGIAGSEADIVLELKSIADIALVGFPSAGKSSLIAAMSAARPKIADYPFTTLIPNLGVVQAGDVRFTMADVPGLIEGASEGKGLGHNFLRHVERCAAIVHVLDCAALEADRDPITDLAIIERELDQYDVDMSFAGTDGDVVPLNARPRLIALNKVDSPDGRDMAGFVRSDLEARGYRVFEVSAASHEGLKQLGFAMAEIVTAARKALADVAVKVTPVVLRPRAVNESSFTIRREERNMSPLFRVRGEKPERWVEQTDFQNEEAIGYLADRLAKAGVEKELFRIGATPGDTVVIGGEHGMVFDWEPTMMGGAEHLAAPRGTDLRLLDLGDRPTRSQKRQEQQDRRDAKAAARAEMDAERKAGIWTETHNREATKAQFIEADLAAEGESDDAGAKQS from the coding sequence GTGGCCAGCTTTGTTGACCGGGTTGTTTTGCACGTATCCGGCGGGACTGGCGGCCACGGCTGCGTCTCCGTTCACAGCGAAAAATTCAAGCCGTTGGGCGGGCCTGACGGCGGCAAGGGCGGCGATGGCGGCAGTGTCACCTTCCGCGTCAGTGACCAGACCACCACCTTGCTTGACTTCCACCATGCACCCCACCGTCGCGGCGGCAACGGCCAGCCCGGCATGGGTGACTGGCGCGACGGCAAGGACGGGGAATCGCTGATCCTTGAAGTCCCCGATGGCACAGTCATCAAGGACAAAGAAGGCAATGTCCTTGCCGACCTCGTGGGCATCGGCACGGAGTATGTTGCTGCCGCCGGTGGCCAGGGCGGGCTCGGCAACAATGCCCTGTCCTCACTGAAGCGCAAGGCCCCGGGCTTCGCACTGTTGGGTATTGCCGGCTCAGAGGCCGACATCGTCCTTGAGTTGAAGTCCATTGCAGACATCGCGCTGGTCGGGTTCCCGTCCGCCGGCAAGTCCAGCCTCATCGCTGCCATGTCTGCTGCCCGGCCCAAGATTGCCGATTACCCCTTCACCACCCTGATCCCCAACCTGGGCGTTGTCCAGGCCGGCGACGTCCGCTTCACCATGGCCGACGTTCCGGGCCTGATCGAGGGTGCCAGCGAAGGCAAGGGCCTGGGTCACAACTTCCTGCGCCACGTTGAGCGTTGCGCCGCCATTGTGCACGTCCTTGACTGTGCAGCCCTGGAGGCCGACCGTGACCCCATCACGGATCTGGCCATCATTGAGCGCGAACTTGACCAGTACGACGTCGACATGAGCTTCGCAGGAACCGACGGTGACGTGGTTCCCCTGAACGCGCGACCCCGCCTTATCGCGCTGAACAAGGTGGATTCACCGGACGGCCGGGACATGGCCGGATTTGTCCGATCTGACCTGGAAGCCCGCGGCTACCGTGTCTTCGAAGTCTCAGCGGCAAGCCATGAGGGCCTGAAGCAGCTTGGCTTCGCAATGGCAGAAATTGTCACGGCAGCACGCAAGGCTCTCGCCGATGTCGCCGTCAAGGTCACCCCGGTGGTTCTGCGCCCCCGCGCCGTCAACGAATCATCCTTCACAATTCGCCGCGAAGAGCGCAACATGAGTCCGTTGTTCCGCGTTCGTGGTGAAAAGCCCGAGCGTTGGGTTGAGCAGACCGATTTCCAGAACGAGGAAGCCATCGGCTACCTGGCAGATCGGCTGGCGAAGGCCGGCGTTGAGAAGGAACTCTTCAGGATCGGTGCCACACCCGGAGACACCGTGGTCATCGGCGGCGAGCACGGCATGGTCTTCGACTGGGAGCCCACCATGATGGGTGGCGCCGAGCACCTGGCCGCACCTCGCGGCACCGACCTGCGCCTCCTTGACCTCGGTGACCGTCCCACGCGTTCGCAGAAGCGCCAGGAACAGCAGGACCGTCGCGACGCCAAGGCTGCCGCGCGTGCCGAGATGGATGCCGAGCGCAAGGCCGGCATTTGGACCGAGACCCATAATCGCGAGGCCACGAAAGCTCAGTTCATCGAAGCCGATTTGGCTGCTGAAGGTGAATCCGACGACGCTGGCGCAAAGCAGAGCTAA